A stretch of Eubalaena glacialis isolate mEubGla1 chromosome 10, mEubGla1.1.hap2.+ XY, whole genome shotgun sequence DNA encodes these proteins:
- the LOC133099358 gene encoding LOW QUALITY PROTEIN: olfactory receptor 5P3 (The sequence of the model RefSeq protein was modified relative to this genomic sequence to represent the inferred CDS: inserted 3 bases in 3 codons; substituted 1 base at 1 genomic stop codon), with the protein MGTGNYTTVTEFIILGLAEDTTVCAILFIVFLGIHVVTLTGNVSIITLIRSSPQLHTPKYLFLCHLAFVDIGYSSSVIPVMLMGFLGEGTSVRVAGCVAQLCSAVTFGTAECCLLAAMAYDCHVTICLPLLYSTHMSPRVCILLVGASYXGGCVNAWTFTGCLLSLSFCGPNKVNHFFCDYSPLLKLSCSHDFTSEIIPAXSSGSIVVVTVFIIAFSYIILFSILEMCSTXFSICTSHLTAVTLFYGTITFIYVMPKSSYSTEQNKVVSVXPLLNPLIYSLRNKEVKEAMRK; encoded by the exons ATGGGGACTGGAAACTACACAACTGTAACAGAGTTCATTATTTTGGGGTTAGCAGAGGATACTACAGTTTGtgccattttatttattgtgtttctaGGGATCCACGTGGTCACCTTAACGGGCAATGTCAGCATAATCACGTTAATCAGAAGCAGCCCTCAGCTTCATACCCCAAAGTACCTTTTCCTCTGCCATTTGGCCTTTGTAGACATTGGGTACTCCTCATCAGTCATACCTGTCATGCTCATGGGCTTCCTCGGGGAAGGAACCTCTGTCCGTGTTGCTGGTTGTGTCGCTCAGCTCTGTTCTGCGGTCACATTTGGGACGGCTGAGTGCTGCTTGCTGGCTGCCATGGCCTATGACTGCCATGTGACCATCTGCTTGCCCCTGCTCTACTCCACCCACATGTCCCCCAGAGTCTGCATTCTCTTAGTGGGGGCTTCCTATTAAGGTGGGTGTGTGAATGCTTGGACATTTACTGGCTGTTTGTTAAGCCTGTCCTTCTGTGGACCAAATAAAGTCAATCACTTTTTCTGTGATTATTCACCACTTCTGAAGCTTTCTTGTTCTCATGATTTTACTTCTGAAATAATTCCAG ATTCTTCTGGCTCCATCGTTGTAGTTACTGTGTTTATCATCGCTTTCTCTTACATCATCCTTTTCTCAATCCTGGAAATGTGCTCTA TTTTCTCCATTTGCACCtcccacctcacagcagtcactCTGTTCTATGGGACTATTACCTTCATTTATGTGATGCCCAAGTCCAGCTACTCAACTGAACAAAACAAAGTGGTGTCTG ATCCCCTGTTGAACCCCCTCATCTACAGTCTCAGGAACAAGGAGGTTAAAGAGGCCATGAGAAAATGA